The following proteins are encoded in a genomic region of Synechococcus sp. CBW1002:
- a CDS encoding mechanosensitive ion channel family protein: MQPKQIEVLEDNPYTLIGIRGAGSDPFLRLMAVDDRVAQCFDLSRQQLAIRYRDQLRGAISSYRSNNSLSSWLRGTALALLVLGIYVLWIRWQAALHTRLQQSISQLDGIRLGRFQIGTNALLSTAQITRVLTLLLRFVHWGLLLLISYLLIPLLLGLFPPTSAMAEGLREQLLSVVSAVFNGVVSSIPDLLAIVLILALTIGVMRLSTFCFRALERGHLRFAWFYPEWARPTGRIAAVLILVGGLVIAYPYIPGTSTKAFQGAGLFVGVLAALGSSAIASNIISGLMLIYTRAFTEGDRVMIDGVVGLVQERDLLVTRIRTPRNELVSIPNAAVIAASVTNYSFSRRELSTPVALSTTITIGYDVPWRKVHELMLSAARSAPGISEEIEPFVLQTALNDFHISYELTAFVKDVDLYRRTLSDVLAALQDCFAAAEVEILSPGYHAIRNGNASTLPKGEG; this comes from the coding sequence GTGCAGCCCAAGCAGATTGAAGTACTGGAAGACAATCCCTATACCCTGATCGGCATCCGCGGAGCTGGTTCAGATCCATTCCTGCGGCTGATGGCCGTGGATGATCGGGTCGCCCAGTGTTTTGATCTCAGCCGTCAACAACTAGCCATCCGCTACCGCGATCAGCTCCGGGGAGCCATCAGCTCTTACCGCAGCAACAACAGTCTCTCCAGTTGGTTGCGGGGCACAGCACTGGCTCTCCTGGTGCTCGGAATTTACGTGCTCTGGATCCGCTGGCAAGCCGCATTGCATACGCGCCTTCAGCAGAGCATTTCTCAACTGGATGGAATCAGGCTAGGTCGATTCCAGATCGGCACCAATGCTCTTCTAAGTACAGCCCAGATCACACGAGTTCTGACCCTACTCCTGCGCTTTGTCCACTGGGGTCTGCTACTGCTGATCAGCTACCTGCTGATTCCTCTGCTGCTCGGACTGTTTCCACCCACCAGCGCCATGGCGGAAGGCCTGCGGGAACAACTGCTCAGCGTGGTGAGTGCCGTCTTCAACGGGGTGGTGAGTTCCATCCCGGATCTACTCGCGATCGTGTTGATCCTGGCCCTCACCATCGGCGTGATGCGGCTCAGCACCTTCTGCTTCCGCGCCCTGGAGCGCGGCCACCTGCGCTTCGCCTGGTTTTACCCCGAGTGGGCGCGGCCAACGGGCCGGATCGCGGCCGTTCTGATCCTGGTGGGCGGTCTGGTGATCGCCTATCCCTACATCCCCGGCACCAGCACCAAGGCCTTCCAGGGTGCCGGCCTGTTCGTGGGCGTGCTGGCCGCCCTCGGCTCCAGCGCGATCGCCTCCAACATCATCAGCGGCCTGATGCTGATCTACACCCGCGCCTTCACCGAGGGGGATCGGGTGATGATCGATGGCGTGGTGGGACTGGTACAGGAACGGGATCTGTTGGTGACCCGGATTCGCACACCACGCAACGAACTGGTGAGCATTCCCAATGCCGCGGTGATTGCCGCCTCCGTGACCAACTACAGCTTCTCCCGGCGAGAGTTGAGCACTCCCGTCGCCCTGTCCACCACAATCACCATCGGCTACGACGTGCCGTGGAGAAAAGTGCATGAGCTGATGCTTTCGGCCGCCAGGAGTGCACCGGGAATTTCAGAGGAGATCGAACCGTTCGTGCTGCAGACCGCGCTTAACGACTTCCATATCAGTTATGAGCTCACCGCCTTCGTCAAAGACGTGGATCTCTACCGACGCACCCTCTCGGACGTGTTGGCCGCGCTGCAGGATTGCTTCGCGGCCGCCGAGGTGGAGATTCTCTCGCCCGGCTATCACGCCATCCGCAACGGCAATGCCAGCACCTTGCCCAAGGGCGAAGGCTGA
- a CDS encoding YidH family protein has product MTANLNNELAKERSRAAAERTMMAWIRTCLSLISFGFGLDKIIGAIERSRFEGSSHASMSVRLVAIGFVLTGILAMAAATRQHLRVLKRLMRDDFVYVNQTSIAIFTAVALTLIGIVALALLISGASVSR; this is encoded by the coding sequence ATGACCGCCAATCTCAACAACGAACTAGCCAAGGAGCGCAGCCGGGCAGCCGCCGAGCGCACCATGATGGCCTGGATCCGCACCTGCCTGTCGCTGATCAGTTTCGGGTTCGGCCTCGACAAGATCATCGGCGCCATCGAGCGCTCGCGCTTTGAAGGCAGCTCCCATGCCAGCATGAGTGTGCGATTGGTGGCAATCGGATTCGTACTCACAGGCATTCTGGCGATGGCAGCGGCAACTCGCCAGCACCTGCGCGTGCTTAAACGATTGATGCGTGACGACTTCGTTTATGTCAATCAGACATCGATCGCCATCTTCACGGCTGTCGCACTGACTCTGATCGGCATCGTTGCCCTGGCCCTGTTGATTTCCGGAGCCTCTGTCTCCCGATGA
- the ftsH3 gene encoding ATP-dependent zinc metalloprotease FtsH3, translated as MVIAVGTAFLDRPDPANAPRTLRYSDFVEAVQGNEVSRVLISPDRGTAQVVENDGRRAVVNLAPDKDLLKLLTDHDVDIAVQPSREPAAWQQAVGSLIFPLLLLGGLFFLLRRAQGGGGNPAMSFGKSKARVQMEPQTQVTFGDVAGIEGAKLELTEVVDFLKNPDRFTAVGAKIPKGVLLVGPPGTGKTLLAKAVAGEAGVPFFSISGSEFVEMFVGVGASRVRDLFEQAKKNAPCIVFIDEIDAVGRQRGAGLGGGNDEREQTLNQLLTEMDGFEGNTGIIIVAATNRPDVLDQALMRPGRFDRQVVVDRPDYSGRLQILEVHARGKTLAKDVDLDKVARRTPGFTGADLANLLNEAAILAARHQLTEISMDEVNDAIERVMAGPEKKDRVMSEKRKRLVAYHEAGHALVGALMPDYDPVQKISIIPRGNAGGLTFFTPSEERMESGLYSRAYLQNQMAVALGGRVAEEIVYGEDEVTTGASNDLQQVARVARQMVTRFGMSDRLGPVALGRSQGGMFLGRDIAAERDFSEDTAAAIDEEVSELVAEAYKRANEVLSSNRPVLDELAEMLVEKETVDAEDLQELLVRRDVRVAEYV; from the coding sequence GTGGTGATTGCGGTGGGCACCGCCTTCCTGGATCGTCCCGATCCGGCCAATGCGCCCCGCACGCTCCGCTACAGCGATTTCGTCGAGGCGGTTCAGGGCAACGAGGTCTCGCGCGTGCTGATCTCCCCTGACCGGGGCACCGCCCAGGTGGTCGAGAACGACGGCCGCCGCGCCGTGGTCAACCTCGCTCCTGACAAGGATCTGCTGAAGCTGCTCACCGATCATGATGTGGACATCGCCGTGCAGCCCAGCCGCGAGCCGGCGGCCTGGCAGCAGGCCGTGGGCAGCCTGATCTTCCCGCTGCTGCTGCTCGGTGGTCTGTTCTTCCTGCTGCGCCGCGCCCAGGGCGGTGGCGGTAACCCGGCGATGAGCTTCGGCAAGAGCAAGGCGCGGGTGCAGATGGAGCCCCAGACCCAGGTCACCTTCGGCGATGTGGCCGGCATTGAAGGGGCCAAGCTCGAGCTCACCGAGGTGGTCGACTTCCTCAAGAATCCGGACCGCTTCACGGCCGTTGGCGCCAAGATTCCCAAAGGCGTGCTGCTGGTGGGCCCTCCTGGCACCGGCAAGACCCTGCTGGCCAAAGCCGTTGCCGGCGAGGCCGGCGTGCCCTTCTTCTCGATTTCCGGTTCGGAATTCGTGGAGATGTTCGTGGGCGTCGGCGCCAGCCGCGTGCGGGACCTGTTCGAGCAGGCCAAGAAGAATGCTCCCTGCATCGTATTCATCGACGAGATCGATGCGGTGGGTCGTCAGCGCGGCGCCGGCCTTGGTGGTGGCAACGACGAACGGGAGCAGACCCTCAACCAGCTGCTCACCGAGATGGATGGCTTCGAGGGCAACACCGGCATCATCATCGTGGCGGCCACCAACCGTCCGGATGTGCTGGATCAGGCCCTGATGCGTCCCGGTCGTTTCGATCGCCAGGTGGTGGTGGACCGGCCCGATTACTCCGGCCGCCTCCAGATTCTTGAGGTGCACGCCCGCGGCAAGACCCTGGCCAAGGATGTAGACCTCGACAAGGTCGCCCGCCGCACCCCCGGTTTCACCGGGGCTGACCTGGCCAACCTGCTCAATGAGGCGGCGATCCTGGCGGCCCGTCACCAGCTCACTGAGATCTCCATGGATGAGGTGAACGATGCCATCGAGCGGGTGATGGCTGGTCCGGAGAAGAAGGATCGGGTGATGAGTGAGAAGCGCAAGCGCCTGGTGGCGTATCACGAAGCCGGCCATGCCCTGGTGGGCGCGTTGATGCCGGATTACGACCCGGTGCAGAAGATCTCGATCATTCCCCGCGGCAACGCTGGCGGCCTCACCTTCTTCACCCCCAGCGAAGAACGCATGGAGTCTGGCCTCTATTCCCGCGCCTATCTCCAGAACCAGATGGCCGTTGCCCTGGGCGGCCGTGTCGCTGAGGAGATCGTCTACGGCGAAGATGAGGTGACTACCGGCGCTTCCAACGACCTGCAGCAGGTGGCTCGGGTGGCCCGCCAGATGGTGACCCGTTTCGGCATGAGCGATCGGCTCGGCCCTGTGGCCCTGGGCCGCAGTCAGGGGGGCATGTTCCTTGGCCGCGATATTGCTGCCGAGCGCGATTTCTCCGAAGACACCGCTGCTGCGATCGATGAGGAGGTGAGCGAGCTGGTAGCTGAGGCCTACAAGCGAGCCAACGAGGTGTTGAGCTCCAACCGCCCCGTCCTTGACGAACTGGCCGAAATGCTGGTGGAGAAGGAGACTGTGGACGCCGAGGATCTGCAGGAGTTGCTGGTGCGCCGCGATGTGCGTGTGGCCGAATACGTGTGA
- a CDS encoding bile acid:sodium symporter family protein, producing the protein MPPIITWLVSATIFTVMFALGLGLHGSSFALTRHHPGVLSRILIGTCLLVPLTGLLLLELPVAEDLSTAAKFAIALMVICPSAPLALRRASAQSRSAELAARIQVSAAIVAIITIPLLAQLFTAIKPVTGWNISPVEVALQVTRVQLIPLAAGLLVKTWRPAWAERWSSTINKVATALLVLMIVVLLVMTSGDLIPFLTKNSLGLVFMIAMVVISFGIGYGLAGPGPNERPVVALVTSTRNLGLAAQLAVVYGSTIQGLIPAVLSYTLISLVFSTILLNLLARRTNSPLS; encoded by the coding sequence ATGCCTCCCATCATCACCTGGTTGGTGAGTGCCACCATCTTTACGGTCATGTTTGCCCTGGGGCTGGGGCTGCACGGATCCTCATTCGCCTTGACGCGGCATCACCCCGGTGTGCTCAGCCGGATCCTGATCGGCACCTGCCTGCTGGTTCCCCTCACAGGGCTTCTGCTGCTGGAGCTTCCTGTGGCGGAAGATCTTTCCACCGCGGCCAAGTTCGCCATTGCTCTGATGGTGATCTGCCCGAGCGCCCCTCTGGCACTGCGTCGGGCGAGTGCGCAGAGCAGATCTGCCGAGCTGGCGGCCCGGATTCAGGTATCGGCAGCCATAGTGGCGATTATCACAATTCCCTTGCTGGCGCAACTGTTCACCGCGATCAAACCGGTGACGGGGTGGAACATCAGCCCGGTTGAAGTCGCCCTGCAGGTCACCCGGGTTCAACTGATACCGCTGGCAGCGGGGCTGCTGGTGAAAACCTGGAGACCCGCATGGGCAGAGCGATGGAGCAGCACCATCAACAAAGTGGCCACGGCGCTGCTGGTGCTGATGATCGTGGTGTTACTTGTGATGACAAGCGGCGACCTGATTCCATTCCTGACGAAGAATAGTCTCGGCCTTGTCTTCATGATCGCCATGGTCGTGATCAGCTTCGGCATCGGCTATGGCTTGGCCGGGCCTGGACCGAACGAACGACCAGTTGTCGCTTTGGTGACGAGCACAAGGAACCTGGGACTGGCAGCTCAGCTTGCCGTGGTTTATGGGTCAACCATTCAAGGGCTGATTCCTGCCGTGCTGTCGTACACATTGATCAGCCTGGTGTTCTCCACTATTCTCCTGAATCTGTTGGCGCGCCGAACAAACAGCCCGCTGAGCTGA
- the aroC gene encoding chorismate synthase: MGSSFGTLFRISTFGESHGGGVGVIVDGCPPRLPLDLEAIQAELDRRKPGQSRITTPRKEDDRVEILSGLLDGVTLGTPIAMVVRNKDQRPGDYKEMAVAFRPSHADATYQAKYGIQARSGGGRASARETIGRVAAGAIAKQLLAHCHGTEVLAWVKRIHTIEAAINPAAVTLEKVEANIVRCPDGESAARMIERIEAIGRDGDSCGGVIECVVRQAPMGLGMPVFDKLEADLAKAVMSLPATKGFEIGSGFGGTLLKGSEHNDAFLPSDEGRLHTATNNSGGIQGGISNGEDIVLRVAFKPTATIRKEQQTIDASGAATTLAAKGRHDPCVLPRAVPMVEAMVALVLADHLLRQQGQCSLW, from the coding sequence ATGGGCAGCAGCTTCGGCACCCTGTTTCGCATCAGCACCTTCGGCGAATCCCACGGCGGCGGCGTCGGGGTGATCGTCGACGGCTGCCCGCCGCGGCTGCCACTCGATCTGGAAGCCATCCAGGCCGAACTGGACCGACGCAAACCGGGGCAGAGCCGCATCACCACACCGCGCAAGGAGGATGACCGGGTCGAGATCCTCAGCGGCCTGCTGGACGGTGTGACCCTGGGCACCCCCATCGCCATGGTGGTGCGCAACAAGGATCAGCGCCCCGGCGACTACAAGGAGATGGCGGTGGCCTTTCGGCCGTCCCACGCCGATGCCACCTACCAGGCCAAATACGGCATTCAGGCCCGCAGCGGCGGTGGCAGGGCATCGGCGCGGGAAACCATCGGCCGGGTGGCTGCCGGCGCCATTGCCAAGCAACTGCTGGCCCATTGCCATGGCACCGAGGTGCTGGCCTGGGTGAAGCGGATCCACACCATCGAGGCGGCCATCAACCCGGCGGCGGTGACCCTGGAGAAGGTGGAAGCCAACATCGTGCGCTGCCCCGATGGCGAGAGCGCCGCGCGCATGATCGAGCGGATCGAAGCGATCGGGCGCGACGGGGATTCCTGCGGCGGCGTGATCGAGTGCGTGGTGCGCCAGGCCCCGATGGGGCTCGGCATGCCGGTGTTCGACAAGCTCGAAGCCGACCTGGCCAAGGCTGTGATGTCGCTGCCTGCCACCAAGGGCTTCGAGATCGGCTCCGGCTTCGGCGGCACCCTGCTCAAGGGGAGCGAGCACAACGACGCCTTCCTGCCCAGCGACGAGGGACGCCTGCACACGGCCACCAACAACTCCGGCGGGATCCAGGGGGGCATCAGCAACGGTGAGGACATCGTGCTGCGGGTGGCCTTCAAGCCCACCGCCACAATCCGCAAGGAACAACAGACGATCGACGCCAGCGGCGCCGCCACAACCCTGGCCGCCAAGGGGCGCCACGACCCCTGTGTGCTGCCGCGAGCGGTGCCTATGGTGGAGGCCATGGTGGCCTTGGTACTGGCCGACCACCTGCTGCGTCAGCAGGGCCAGTGCAGCCTCTGGTGA
- a CDS encoding photosystem II manganese-stabilizing polypeptide, with amino-acid sequence MRFRPLLALVLALCLTLVTACSGGAKAVDRANLTYDDIHNTGLANNCPTLPDSARGSISLDAGTKYQLREICLHPNEVFVKGEPANKRQEAQFVAGRILTRYTSSLDQVYGDLSVDGDQLTFKELGGIDFQPITVLMPGGEEVPFMFSSKELVAQADGAAISTSTDFTGSYRAPSYRTSNFLDPKGRGLTTGYSSAVGLVPVGDDEELVKENVKRYIDGTGTMEFSITKVDPSSGEFAGVFTAVQPSDTDMGGKQAVDVKISGELYGRLEQV; translated from the coding sequence ATGCGTTTCCGTCCCCTGCTGGCCCTCGTGCTGGCCCTGTGCCTGACCCTGGTGACCGCGTGCAGCGGTGGGGCCAAGGCTGTTGATCGGGCCAACCTCACCTATGACGACATCCACAACACGGGTCTCGCCAACAATTGCCCCACCCTGCCGGATTCGGCCCGCGGCTCGATCAGCCTCGATGCCGGCACGAAGTACCAGCTGCGCGAAATCTGCCTGCACCCCAATGAAGTCTTCGTCAAAGGAGAACCGGCTAACAAGCGTCAGGAAGCGCAGTTCGTGGCCGGCAGAATCCTGACCCGCTACACCTCCAGCCTGGATCAGGTCTACGGCGACCTCTCCGTGGACGGCGATCAACTCACCTTCAAGGAACTCGGCGGGATCGACTTCCAGCCGATCACCGTTCTGATGCCAGGGGGCGAGGAAGTGCCCTTCATGTTCTCCAGCAAGGAGCTGGTGGCCCAGGCCGATGGCGCCGCCATCAGCACCAGCACCGACTTCACCGGTAGCTACCGCGCCCCGAGCTACCGCACCAGCAACTTTCTCGATCCCAAGGGCCGCGGCCTGACCACCGGCTACAGCAGTGCTGTGGGTCTGGTGCCCGTGGGCGACGATGAGGAGCTGGTGAAGGAGAACGTGAAGCGCTATATCGACGGCACCGGCACCATGGAGTTTTCCATCACCAAGGTGGATCCCTCCAGTGGTGAATTCGCCGGTGTGTTCACGGCCGTTCAGCCCTCCGACACCGACATGGGTGGTAAGCAGGCTGTGGATGTGAAGATCAGCGGCGAGCTTTACGGCCGCCTTGAGCAGGTCTGA
- a CDS encoding DUF1622 domain-containing protein → MALTTLMKMGMNQIAETLRLCLEFLSVLCVATGLVITLLQGFWPQGFRHRVKRRQDQRSLNRARLTFGSWLSLALEFQLGADIVATTTTPSKQNLIQLATIAVIRTFLNIFLARELEAEQTFEDNTRKLATVLGQESK, encoded by the coding sequence GTGGCGCTGACAACCCTGATGAAGATGGGGATGAATCAGATCGCAGAAACGCTGCGGCTATGCCTGGAGTTTCTGTCGGTGTTGTGCGTGGCCACTGGCTTGGTGATCACGTTGCTGCAGGGATTCTGGCCGCAGGGATTTCGCCATCGCGTCAAGCGCCGCCAAGACCAGAGATCATTAAATCGAGCTCGTCTAACCTTCGGCAGCTGGCTGTCTTTAGCATTGGAATTTCAGCTGGGGGCCGACATCGTGGCTACAACCACGACACCATCAAAGCAAAACCTGATCCAATTAGCCACCATTGCCGTGATCAGAACCTTCCTGAATATCTTTCTGGCGAGGGAACTTGAAGCAGAGCAAACTTTTGAAGACAACACCAGAAAGCTGGCAACGGTTCTCGGCCAGGAATCAAAATGA
- a CDS encoding bifunctional 2-polyprenyl-6-hydroxyphenol methylase/3-demethylubiquinol 3-O-methyltransferase UbiG, giving the protein MTAVQTFYERHPYPAPPKDLDRLVELYRDPLRRRVMFRLLWPTLPYRASRTILVAGCGTSQAAAIALREPDARVVGIDISEASLCHTRLLQQKHGITNLKLHQLPIEQIGELNQRFDQIICTGVLHHLPDPDQGLKALRDALNPQGAMQLMVYALYGRSGLYMLQDYCRLLDIGSSDQDLEALSATLQTLPPQHPLASVMRATKDFLHPDALADALLHPQDRAYSVPQLHAWLDRCGMAFGRWMEQAPYLPQCGVVAQTPHAAQLGALPSPSQHAAVELFRGTITKHYFTAFRQEDAGINRPDPLAPQQRSRRDDGWRGLIPLRIPWTLKVRERLPAGATAILLNQAHTCSDLILPIDSDQASLLGAIDGERTLGEIVQTAKMASGEKRALRFFRRLWQYDQIVFDGSPSKDAPN; this is encoded by the coding sequence ATGACTGCCGTTCAAACGTTCTACGAACGCCATCCCTATCCTGCGCCTCCGAAGGATCTCGATCGCCTCGTCGAGCTCTATCGCGATCCCTTGCGACGCCGGGTGATGTTTCGCCTGCTCTGGCCGACCCTTCCCTATCGGGCCTCCCGCACGATTCTGGTGGCAGGCTGCGGCACCTCCCAGGCTGCAGCGATCGCCCTGAGGGAGCCAGATGCAAGGGTGGTGGGGATCGACATCAGCGAAGCCAGCCTCTGCCATACACGCCTGCTTCAGCAGAAACACGGAATCACCAACCTGAAGCTCCATCAACTGCCGATTGAGCAGATTGGTGAGCTGAACCAGAGGTTTGATCAGATCATCTGCACCGGTGTGCTGCATCACTTGCCTGATCCTGACCAGGGATTGAAGGCGCTGCGGGATGCGCTGAATCCCCAGGGGGCCATGCAGTTGATGGTCTATGCCCTCTACGGACGATCGGGCCTCTACATGCTGCAGGACTATTGCCGTTTGCTGGACATCGGCAGTTCCGATCAGGACCTCGAGGCTCTCAGTGCCACGTTGCAGACGCTTCCCCCGCAGCATCCCCTCGCCAGTGTGATGCGCGCCACCAAGGACTTTCTGCATCCTGATGCGCTCGCCGACGCGCTCCTCCATCCCCAGGACCGGGCCTACAGCGTTCCCCAGTTGCATGCGTGGCTCGACCGATGCGGCATGGCCTTTGGCCGTTGGATGGAGCAGGCTCCCTATCTGCCCCAGTGTGGTGTGGTGGCGCAGACACCCCATGCTGCGCAGCTGGGAGCGCTGCCGTCTCCGTCCCAGCATGCGGCGGTGGAACTGTTCCGGGGAACGATCACCAAGCACTATTTCACGGCTTTTCGGCAGGAGGATGCTGGAATCAACCGGCCCGATCCCCTGGCTCCGCAGCAGCGTTCTCGCCGTGATGATGGCTGGAGAGGTCTGATCCCGCTTCGGATTCCCTGGACGCTGAAGGTACGGGAGCGACTTCCAGCTGGTGCAACGGCGATCCTGCTCAACCAGGCCCATACCTGCTCTGATCTGATCCTCCCGATCGACAGCGACCAGGCCAGTTTGTTGGGCGCAATCGATGGGGAGCGAACCCTGGGCGAGATTGTGCAGACGGCGAAGATGGCTAGCGGTGAGAAGCGGGCCCTTCGTTTCTTCAGGCGCCTTTGGCAGTATGACCAGATTGTGTTCGATGGATCACCCAGCAAAGACGCCCCCAACTGA
- a CDS encoding bifunctional 4-hydroxy-2-oxoglutarate aldolase/2-dehydro-3-deoxy-phosphogluconate aldolase yields MIPSLRRQPLLLVLRPQAPLDAAPLLERLVELGLRHVELAFQESPHWRPQCRELIAAFPGLRLGAASVCTVEALADCSAAGFSYVVSPILDGELVQQAAAAGITLVPGVMSPTEVHQARLLGSPLVKLFPANALGSAYWSGLRAPLGTLPFCIAAGGLSPADVIPWLRSGVDAVALGSSLCLDRSDNLPCPGEEADAAVQPLEPLRLLLVELGRIGPASEAATAAD; encoded by the coding sequence TTGATTCCCAGCTTGCGGAGGCAGCCGCTGCTGCTGGTTCTACGTCCCCAAGCCCCGCTTGATGCCGCTCCGCTTCTGGAGCGGCTGGTCGAACTGGGCCTGCGTCATGTTGAACTGGCGTTCCAGGAGTCTCCGCACTGGCGCCCCCAATGCCGCGAGTTGATCGCCGCCTTTCCAGGTCTGAGGCTTGGGGCGGCCTCGGTCTGCACGGTCGAAGCCCTGGCTGATTGCTCAGCGGCGGGTTTTTCCTACGTGGTGTCGCCGATCCTGGATGGCGAGTTGGTGCAGCAGGCGGCTGCGGCCGGCATCACCCTGGTGCCTGGCGTGATGAGCCCCACTGAAGTGCATCAGGCCCGGTTGCTCGGGTCTCCGCTGGTGAAGCTCTTTCCGGCGAATGCCCTGGGGAGTGCCTACTGGTCAGGCCTGCGAGCGCCGCTCGGCACCCTGCCGTTCTGCATCGCTGCAGGCGGCCTGTCGCCTGCGGATGTGATCCCCTGGCTGCGCAGCGGCGTCGATGCGGTGGCCCTGGGCTCCTCGCTCTGCCTGGATCGTTCAGACAACTTGCCTTGCCCGGGGGAGGAGGCTGACGCAGCCGTCCAGCCTCTGGAGCCCTTGCGGCTCCTGCTTGTCGAGCTCGGCCGCATCGGGCCGGCCTCAGAAGCGGCGACGGCGGCAGATTGA
- the sat gene encoding sulfate adenylyltransferase, translating into MSVAESATPAAQGLIGPHGGSLVDLMVLAAEREALKAGVDRVVECSDRNACDVELLVVGGFSPLRGFMHQEDYDAVVETHRTTSGLLFGLPIVFDTSDASIAVGDRLLLTYRGQDLAVLTVESRWEPDKVKEAKGCYGTTSLEHPAVRMIATERGRYYLGGRVQGLELPTRVFPCKTPAEVRATLPPGEDVVAFQCRNPIHRAHYELFTRALDATNVSKGGVVLVHPTCGPTQDDDISGAVRFQTYERLAAEVNNPRIRWAYLPYSMHMAGPREALQHMIIRKNYGCTHFIIGRDMAGCKSSLSGDDFYGPYQAQDFARDNASELGMETVPSLNLVYTEEEGYVTAEHAEARGLHVRKLSGTQFRQMLRGGEEIPEWFAFRSVVDVLREAAG; encoded by the coding sequence ATGTCGGTTGCCGAGTCCGCGACTCCCGCTGCCCAGGGTCTGATCGGCCCGCATGGCGGCAGCCTGGTGGATCTGATGGTGCTGGCGGCCGAGCGAGAGGCGCTCAAGGCGGGCGTGGATCGAGTGGTGGAGTGCAGCGACCGCAACGCCTGTGACGTGGAACTGCTGGTGGTTGGGGGCTTCTCGCCGCTGCGCGGCTTCATGCACCAGGAGGATTACGACGCAGTGGTCGAGACGCACCGCACCACCAGCGGTCTGCTGTTCGGTCTGCCGATCGTGTTCGACACCAGCGATGCCTCGATCGCCGTGGGCGATCGGCTGCTGCTCACCTACCGAGGCCAGGATCTGGCGGTGCTCACGGTCGAAAGCCGCTGGGAGCCGGACAAGGTCAAGGAGGCCAAGGGTTGCTATGGCACCACCTCCCTGGAGCACCCGGCCGTGCGGATGATCGCCACCGAGCGTGGCCGCTACTACCTGGGTGGACGGGTGCAGGGGCTGGAGCTGCCGACCCGCGTCTTCCCCTGCAAGACGCCGGCTGAGGTGCGCGCCACCCTGCCGCCGGGGGAAGACGTGGTGGCGTTCCAGTGCCGCAACCCCATCCACCGGGCCCACTACGAACTGTTCACGCGGGCCTTGGACGCCACCAACGTCAGCAAGGGCGGCGTGGTGCTGGTACACCCCACCTGCGGCCCCACCCAGGACGACGACATCTCCGGTGCCGTGCGGTTCCAGACCTACGAGCGGCTGGCGGCGGAGGTGAACAACCCCCGGATCCGCTGGGCCTATCTGCCGTACTCGATGCACATGGCCGGCCCGCGGGAGGCTCTGCAGCACATGATCATCCGCAAGAACTACGGCTGCACCCACTTCATCATCGGCCGCGACATGGCCGGCTGCAAGTCATCCCTGAGTGGTGACGATTTCTACGGTCCCTACCAGGCTCAGGATTTCGCCCGCGACAATGCCTCTGAACTGGGGATGGAGACCGTGCCGTCGCTCAACCTCGTCTACACGGAGGAGGAGGGCTACGTGACCGCCGAGCACGCTGAGGCTCGCGGCCTGCACGTGAGGAAGCTCAGCGGCACTCAGTTCCGCCAGATGCTGCGCGGCGGCGAGGAGATCCCCGAGTGGTTCGCTTTCCGGAGCGTGGTCGACGTGCTGCGGGAGGCGGCCGGCTGA